The DNA window TCCTGAAGTCGGGGCGCAGCACACAAGGATTCACACGGATTTCACGGATCAAAACACGGATTTCACGGATGAAGGTGAGCCTGGGTGCCGATCTCGACCGCTTGACCGAGCGGGTCATCGGTGCCGCCTTTGCGGTTCATGCCGCATTGGGCCATGGATTCGCAGAGCAGGTCTATAAAAAGGCCCTGTTTCGTGAGTTATCCGACGCCGGTTTGACGGCTGCCACGGAAGTGCCTTTCAAGGTGCTTTACAAAGGTGATCCCGTCGGCAGCTATTTTGCGGATCTCGTGGTCGAACAGCGGCTGATCGTGGAGTTGAAGGTTTACGAGGCTTTGATCCAAGCCCACAGCCGCCAAGTCCTGAACTATCTGCGGGCAAGCGGATTGCCGGTTGGCCTTCTGTTCAACTTCGCCGGACCAAGCCTTACGGTCAAGCGAGTACTGACACATTAGAAAATCCGTGAAATCCGTGCCCAAATCCGTGAAATCCGTGTCAATCTTGCCCGCAGCTCTCCGACCTTGTCCGAAGCCGGTACCACAACCCGAAGACGCCCCGCGATGACCACCCAGAACGACTCCCCCGTCGAAGCCTTCAAGCGGTCCACGACCGCCACGGTGCGCGCCATGTCCCGGCGGGCGGAGGTGCAGGTGGGCTTTTCGTCCGATCCGCCGGGCTTGTCGGGCCAGCGGGTGCGGGTGCCGCTGCCGGCGCGCGATCTCAATCCCGTCGATGTCGCCAAGCTGCGCGGGGCGGCCGATGCCGTGGCGCTGCGGCTGCGCTATCACGACGCCACGGTGCACGCCCACCGCATGCCGCTGGGCGATGCCGCGCGTCAGGCCTACGACGCACTGGAGCAGGCGCGCTGCGAGGCGCTGGGCAGCCGCGACATGGCCGGCGTCGCCCATAACCTGGAAGCGGCGCTGGACGACCGCTACACCCGCCAGGGCCTCGACCGCGTCGAGGATCGCGGGCAGGTGCCGCTGGCCGAAGCGTTGCGGCTGATGGCGCGCGAGGCGATGACCGGCGCACCGCCGCCGCCCGCCGCCGCCCATGCGGTCGATCTCTGGCGCCCCTGGATCGAGGAGCGGCTGGGCCGCGACATGAAGGGGCTGGCGAATTATGCCGGCGATCAGGAGGCCTACGCCAAGGCCGTGCGTCGCCTGCTCGCCGACCTCGACATGGAAGTCGGTCAGGAAGCCGACCAGGAAGAGGAGGAGGACCAGCAGACCCAGTCCTCCGAGGATGAGAATTCGCCCGAGAGCGGCCAGACCCGCGGCCAGGACGAGGACCAGTCCGAGTCCGAATCCATGGCCTCGTCCGAGATGCAGGACTCCTCGGAGGCCGGCGACAGCGCCGAGGAGGGCGCCGGCGAGGAAGGCGACATGGAGATGGGCGAAGGCGAGGGGGCGGAGGAGCCCGCCGGCCCCGGCCAGCCCTGGCGCAACGACGCCAACCGCCGCAACGAACCCGATCCCAACGCCTATAAGGCCTTCACCACCCAGTATGACGAGGTGGTGGACGCCGCCGACCTCTGCGACCCGGCGGAACTGGAGCGGCTGCGCCATCTGCTGGACCAGCAGCTGCAGCATCTGCAGGGCGTGATCTCCAAGCTGGCGAACCGGCTGCAGCGCCGGCTGATGGCCAAGCAGCAGCGCTCCTGGAACTTCGACCTGGAGGAGGGCATCCTCGACGCCGCCCGGCTGGCCCGCGTCGTCGCCAACCCGGTGCTGCCGCTCTCCTTCAAGGCAGAGAAGGAGATGGATTTCCGCGACACGGTGGTGTCGCTGCTGATCGACAATTCCGGCTCGATGCGCGGCCGGCCGATCTCCATCGCCGCGATGAGCGCCGACATCCTCGCCCGCACGCTGGAACGCTGCGCGGTGAAGGTGGAGGTGCTGGGCTTCACCACCCGCGCCTGGAAGGGCGGGCAGGCGCGCGAGGCCTGGGTCGCCGCTGGCAAGCCGCCGCATCCCGGCCGGCTGAACGACCTGCGCCACATCGTCTACAAGGCCGCCGACATGCCGTGGCGCCGCGCCCGCAAGAATCTGGGCCTGATGCTGCGCGAAGGCATCCTGAAGGAGAACATCGACGGCGAGGCGCTGCAGTGGGCGCACAACCGCCTGCTCGGCCGGCCGGAACAGCGCCGCATCCTGATGGTGATCTCCGACGGCGCGCCGGTGGACGACTCCACCCTGTCGGTGAATGCCGGCAACTATCTGGAACGCCACCTGCGCCAGACCATCGAGCAGATCGAGACCCGGTCGCCGGTGGAGCTGGTGGCGATCGGCATCGGCCACGACGTGACCCGCTACTACCGCCGCGCCGTCACAATCGTCGATGCGGAGCAGCTGGGCGGCACGATGATGAACAAGCTGGCCGAGCTGTTCGACGAGGATGACCGCCGCGGCGGCCGTCGCGGCTGGCGTTGACGTAAGGATGCAGGCGAGAGTGTTTCCAGCTTTATCAATGCATTAGCTGGAAACACCGGCCCGGTTCAGGGCGCATCCTTACCTACGAATTCCGGCTTGATGCCCTCTACCGGTCCGGGAGAAGGTGCTGGAGATGGCGTCGCATTGGCTCCCGACGGTGCCGCCACCTTTGCGGCCTCCTTCCTTTCATCCTCCGGCACCAGGCGCCAGAGTTCGGTCATGCCGGTGCGACCGCGCAGGGAACGGCCACCCTGGCGGACCAGAGTAACGGCATTCTTGCCCTTGGCCGCAGTAACGCCGCTGGTCAGCACGATCACCTCGGCATCGCCCTGGAGTCCGCCCGACAATTCTTCGATGCGGGCGGCGACGTTCACCGTGTCGCCGACGATGGTGTAGTTGATCCGGCTGTCGGAGCCGATGTTGCCAACCACCACCGGGCCGCTGTGCAGGCCGACGCGGACATGGATCGGCGCCTGCCCGGCGGTGACACGGCGGCGGTTGTCGGCGCGGATCGCGTGATGGATGGCAAGGGCGGCGCGCAGCGCGCGGACGGCATGGTCCTCCTGCGCTTCCGGCGCGCCCCAGAAGGCCATCAGGGAATCGCCGATGAACTTGTCCACCGTGCCGCCTTCCGCCTCGATGCAGGCGGCGAGCAGGGTGAAATGCTCGTTCAGCAGGGTGGCGGTGTCGGCGGCGGCCATATGTTCGGCCATGCGCGAGAAGCCGCGGATGTCGGTGAACATCACCGTCACCTCGCGCTGGACGGAAACGAGCCCGCCCTCGGTCTCGCGCTGGCGCATCAGGCGCAGGACCAGCGCCTTCGGCACATAGGTCTCGAACCAGCGCAGGCCCGCCACCATGGCGTTGAAGGCGGTGGCGGCGCGCGCCATCTCGCGCAGGCGGGAATCCGGCAGATCGGGGATTGCGCGGAATTCGAAGGCGCGGACGCGGTCGGCGGCCTCGGCCAGCCGGGCCACCTGCCGGCTGATCCGCCGCCCGACCAGCAGCGCCACCCCGACCGACACCAGCAGGATGGCGAAGCCGACGGCGCCGGTGATGTAGAGCCGGCGGATCTCGACGCCCATCTCGCCATCGCGATAGCCGATGCCGATGATCCAGTCCTGCTGGCCGTATCCCGCCATGCTGCGGGTCAGGAACATGTAGTCGCTGCCCAGCACGCGCACGCCGCGCGCCTCCACCCGCTTCTTCAGCGACTGGACCGGGACGCCGCTGGTCCACAGCGCCGCCAGCGCCGGGTCGTCCACCTGATCGATCCGCGGCAGCGGCGGCCCGTCGAGCTTGCCGGAAAAATCGAAGCTGCGGCCGACCAGCGCCGGGTGGGCCAGCACATGGCTGTGGTCGTACAGCACGAAGGCGTTCAGCCCCTGCTCCACATACAGCACCGACAGGAAGCGCGACAGGTCGCCCAGCGACACGCCGACCGCCACCTGCCCCAGATAGCGGCCGTCTCGCCGCACCGGCTGGTACAGGGTGAGGAAGCTGTTCTGCGCCTCCTTCAGCCAGCGCGGATCCGCCCAGCTGGCGGCGCTGCGGTTGGGGCCGTCCAGCACCTCCGGCGGGATGTCGCTCTCGCCCTGCATGTCGAAGGGTTCGGCGATCAGGTCGCCGTTCAGCCGGGCGACCCGGATCCCGGTCAGGTCGGGGCGGATGAAGGCCAGCCCGGTCACGTCCGGCGCGCCGGCCAGCGCGCCGCGCAGCGTGTCGGTCATCGCCGTGCCGTCATTCGCCCGCAGGTCGCCGCGCTCGATCAGCCCAGAAACGAAGCGCGCCATCTCCCGCGCGGGGTCGAGTTGGTGGCGCACCCGCACCTCCACCCCCGCCAGCGCCAGATCGGCCTTGTCGTTCAGCAGGGCGAAGGTGTTGGTGCTGGCGCTGACCAGCCCCAGGACCAGCACGCTGGCGACCGCCGCCAGCATCAGCGACCCGAAACCGGCGACCAGCACCGCGGCGATCGGCAGCCGCAGCCGTCGCCGTCTGGCCGGCTCCGGCGCCAGCTTCGCCCGCGTCTTGCTGCCCGCCTGTCCGGCCGGTTTCGCGGCCGACGCCGGAGCGGGCAGAGGCAACTGTACGCGTGCTGAGGGGCTGTCGGGCATGCGCCGCAGCCTACCCGCCCGTAAGGTCAGGAGCAACCCGCCGGGCCGCATCCTTACGCGGATTTCATGCGGCCAAGCCGGTGCTTGCGGACTCCCCTAATCGCCCCCTATTTGCCGACGATCACCTTCACCCGCTGCCCCGGCTGCAGCGGCGTGCCGGGGGGAAGGTCGTTGATGATCCGGAACAATTCCTCGGCATAGGGCTCCTGCGGCATGCGGCGGACGAAGCCGGCGACGCTGTCGCCGGGCTGCACCGTCGCCACCTGGACGCGGCGCGGGCGGTAGCGGGCGACCTCCTGCGCGGTCAACCGATGGAAGCTGTTGGCCGTCGCCTGGAAATCGGCATCGAAACGAGCCAGGTTTCCCGCGGGCGCCAGGAAGGTGAAGCGGTACATCCGCCCGTCCGGCACACGGATCGCCACCAGCCGGATGTCGGCGCTCTCGCCCTCCGCCTCGCCGTGGGTGGTGGCGGTGGCGGCCGGCATGCCGCCGATGGTGGTGCGCTGGAGGTTGGACAGGTTGGCGCCTTTTCCCCACACGCCGGTCAGGAAGGACGCCGGGTCGGAGACGCCGGCCGCCGACCCGCCGTCGAAGGCCATGGCGGTGCCGTTCTGCCCCTTAGCGACCACCTGATCCGCCCCGTTCAGCAGGGAATAGCCCTTCGGCACGGTGAAGGCGATGCCCAGCTGCGGGTGGGCGAAGGTCCGGTCGCGGACATAGCCGTTCTCCGGGCTGTCGCCATAGATCATGCCGTCGACCACCGCCAGGTAAGGATCGCGCGGGCGGGCGCCGCCCTGCGGGATGGCGCGGGCAAGCTCGGCGGCGCGACGTATGCGGTCCTCTGTCGCCGGGTGGCTGGCGAAGAAGTCGAAGCCGCCCTCGCCCTTGTTGCCGGCGCGCAAGCCCTCATACTGGCTGTCTCGGCGCAGGGTTTCCAGGAAGGTCGCCATGGCGAAGGGATCGTAGCCGGCACGGCGTAGAGTCTCGACGCCGAGCTGGTCGGCCTCCAGCTCCTGCTCGCGCGAATAGCCGGCGACCACGGCGGTGCCGCCCAGCCCGGCGAGCTGTGCCAGCGTGTCGTTGCCGAACACCAGCCCGACCCCGGCGGCCAGGATGCCGGCGATGGTTTGCCGGGTCTGGCGCTGCGCCGAATGGCGGGCGGTGATGTGGCCGATCTCGTGCGCCAGCACGCCCGCCACCTCCGCCTCGTCCTTCGCCAGGGCCAGCAGGCCGCGGGTAACGTAGACATAGCCGCCGGGCACGGCGAAGGCGTTGACCACGTCGCTGTCCAGAACGGTGAAGGTCCAGGGTTCGCGCGCCCGCGCCGTGGTGGAGGCCAGATTGCGGCCCAGCTGCTCGACATAGCCCTGCAGCCGGGCGTCCTTCACCGCCCCGCCGAACTGGGCCAGGATCTTGGGATGCTCCTGCGCGCCCAGCGCCGACTCGTCGCCGGACAGGACATTGTCCAGCAACCCGGCCATTGCCGGGGCGGGGACGGTCAGGGCGGGCGCCGTGACGGCCAGGCACAGGGCTGCCAGCGCGGCACGGAACGGCTTGCGGAAGGGGACGTGGATCGGCATACCGGTCAAAACCCCGCCCGGCGGCGGTTGTTCCGCAAAGACGGCGATCTCCATGCGACCTGTCCCGCTCCCGCTCGTGAGCCTGCCGGTTCTGCTGCTGGGCTGGCTGTTGCTGGCCGGCGCCGCGTCGGCGGAGCCGTTGCGCGTCACCGCGGTGCTGGACGGCGACACGCTGGAGCTGGAAGACGGCCGCCGCGTCCGGCTGGCGGGGATCGAAGCCGCCAAGCCGCCGCGCCACGCCAACCCGGCCGACGGCCGCGTCTGGCCGCTGGCGGAGGCGGCGACCAGGGCGCTGTCGGAACTGGCGCTCGGCCGCCGCGTCGTCCTGCACGGGCCGGCCCCGGTCGACCGCCATGGCCGGCTGCTCGCCCATCTGGTGCGGGAAGACGGCTTGTGGCTGCAATCGGCCCTGCTCGTCCGCGGGTTGGCCCGCGTCCACACCCACCCCGACGCCCGCGCCTATGCCGCCGAATTGCTGGCGGGCGAGGAAGAGGCGCGCACCGCCGGGCGCGGGCTCTGGCGCAGCCGGGTCTATGCGGTGCGCGATGCCGCCGATCCCGACGATCTCGCCCGCGACCGCGACGGCTTCCAACTGGTGGAAGGGGTGGTGCTGGCCATCTCCAAGAGCGGCGGCGAGGCCTGGCTGGATTTCGGCACCGACTGGCGGAGCGACGTCACCGTCCATATCGGCCGTGCCGCGATGCGCCAGGTCACCCGCGCCGGCATCGACCCGCTGTCCTTCGAGGGACGCCGGGTGCGCGTGCGGGGCTGGATCACCCTGCGCAATGGCCCCATGATCGAGATTACCCACCCCGAACAGATCGAGCGGCTGGAACGGGAGGCAACCGCCTCCACCCGGCAGGGTCCCGGACCGGACGGTGAGGATCTGTGGGACGTGAACGACGCGGAGGACGAACCGGAATGATGAAGCCGCCGATTGCGCGCATGCTCGGCTCCATGGTCGGAGGCCGGGCCGGACGCCTGCTCGTCCTCCTGTTTCTTATGCTCGCCGCCTTGCCGTTTCATCCGGCACTGGCGGCCGGGCCGGCGCTGACGATCGCCGTCGCCGGATCCGAACGGGTGTTCGACCGCGACGCCCTGCTGGCCCGTCCCGACATGGTGACCGTCGACATTCCCGCCGACATCTCCTATGGCCGTCCGATGAGTTACCGCGCCGTGCCGCTCGCCAGCCTGCTCGGCACCGGCGAGTTTCCGCCCGGCACCGTGCTGGAAGGGGTGGCTTCGGATGGATTCACCGCGCAACTGCCACCGGAGCTGTGCTTGCGCACCGGTCCCGACGGCGCCGTCGCCTTCCTCGCGGTGGAGCCGGCCGACCGGCCCTGGCCCAACCTTCCGGGCAAGGAGGTGTCGGCCGGTCCCTTCTATCTGGTGTGGGTGCGGCCGGAAGCCTCGGGAGTGCGCAGCGAGCAATGGCCCTATCAGCTGGCCCGCATCGTCGCTTCGGACGATCCGCTGAAGCGCTGGCCTCAGCTGGCGGCCGAAGCGGGGCTGGCCGCCGACTCGCCGATCCGAGCCGGACAGACGGTGTTCATCACCCAATGCATGGCCTGCCATACCCTGAACGGCGCCGGCAGCGCCACGATGGGGCCGGACCTGAACCGGCCGATGAACCCGACCGAGTATCTCACGCCGACTGGGTTGAAGAGGCTGGTCCGCGACCCCCGCTCCGTCCGGACATGGCCGGGCCAGCAGATGCCGGGCTTCGATCCGGCGATGCTGAGCGATGCCGATCTCGACCGCGTCGTCGCCTATCTCGGGCATATGGCGGGGCGGAAGGCGCTGTGACGGAGGAACCATGGGAGGGGGCTTCCACCCCATCCCATGGCAGCGACCGGAACATCACAGGATGGCGTTGAAGTCGTCCAGCAGCGTGGCGATCCGTCCGCTGTCGCTCTGGTCCATGATGACGCGGGCGCGGCGGCTCGCCTCCATCAGGTCGAGCGAACGAATCCGCTTCTTCACCGCTGGAACCGACAGCGGCGCCATCGACAGCTCGCGCACGCCCAGCCCCAGCAGCAGGGCGGAATAGCGCGGGTCGCCGGCGATCTCGCCGCAGACCGACACCGTGATGCGGGCGCGCAAGGCCGCCTCGATGGTGAACTGGATCAGCCGCAGCACCGCCGGATGCAGCGGGTCATACAGCGTGGCGACCTGTTCGTCGGAACGGTCGATGGCCAGTGTGTACTGGGTCAGGTCGTTGGTGCCGATGGCGAAGAAGTCGGCGGCATATGCCAGCGCGTCGGCCGACAGGGCCGCCCCCGGCACCTCCACCATCACCCCCACAGGCGGCAGCGGGTCGGCGATGGCGACGCCGCGGCGCCGCAGGCGGCGGGCGACCTGGCCCATCATCTCCCGCACCTTCTGCACCTCCGCCACCGACCCGATCATCGGCAGCAGGATGCGCAACGGCCCATGCGCCCCGGCACGCAGCATGGCGGCGAGCTGGGTTTCCAGCAGCTTCGGTTCGCGCAAGCCCAGCCGGATGGCGCGCAGGCCCAGCGCCGGGTTGGCCGGCTCGCCATAGCGGCCCGCCATCCAGCCGGCCAGCTTCTCGCCGCCCAGATCCATGGTGCGGGCGGTGACGGTGCGGCCGCCCATCCCCTCGATCATGGTGCGCAGCACACCATACTGCTCATCCTCGTCGGGCAGATGGTCCCGGTTCATGAACATGAACTCGGTCCGCAGCAGGCCGATGCCCTGGGCGCCGTGCTCCAGCGCCTGATCCAGGTCGCGGGGCAGCTCCAGGTTCGCCATCAGCGTCACCGCAGTGCCGTCGCGGGTGACGGCGGGCAGCTTGCGCAAGCTCTTCAGTCCCTGGCGCTCGCGTTCGCGCGCGGCGCGGCGCTCGCCATAGTCCGCCAGCACGTCGGCCGGCGGGTCGATTAGCACGCGGCCCTGCAGGCCGTCGACGATCACCGTCACGCCGTTGCGCACACCCGCCAGCAGGCCGGGCGCGCCCAGCACCGCCGGCAGGCCGAGCGAGCGGGCGAGGATCGCCGTGTGGCCTTCCGCTCCGCCCAGCACGGTGGCGAAGCCGCCGACGATGGCGGGGTCGAGCAGGGCGGTGTCGGCGGGGGTCAGTTCCTCCGCCAGGATGATGCTGCCTGGGGGCAGGTTGCTGAAGGCCCGGAATTCCTGCTTCATCAGGTTGCGGGTCAGCCGCCGCCCGACCTCGCGGATGTCGTCGATGCGGCCGGCCAGATAGGCGTCGTCCATGCCGGCGAAGGTCGCGGCGATGGCGGTGATTTCCGCCTGGATGGCGGCCTCGGCGTTGATACGGTCCTGCTTGATGCGATGTTCCACCCCGCGGGTCAGGCGCGAGTTGGTGACCATCGACAGGTGGGCGTCCAGCAGGAAACCGATCTCTTCCGATGCCGAATCGGGCAGCACCAGAGCCTTGCTCTTCAGCTTCTTGATCTGGCGCCGGGCCTTGGCCGCCGCCTCGTTGAAGCGGGCGACCTCCGCCTCGACGGCTTGCGGTTCGACGGTGTATTCGGGAATGGCGACGGCGCCGCTTTCCACCACATGGGCCGGGCCGATGGCGATGCCGGGGGACACGCCCAGGCCGCGCAGGGCGCGCGCCGAACCGCTCCCCGAACCGCTCCAAGATTCGGGCGAGGGGACGCCGCCGGAACCGCCACCGGAGCCGCCGCGATCGGGACCGGCCACGGGGCCGTTGGCCGCGCCGGTTGAGGGCAGGTCACTCTTCATCGAACTTGCGATTGATCAGGTCCAGGAGGGCATCCATCGCCGCGTCGGCATCCGTGCCGGAAGCGCGCAGTTCCACCGTGGTTCCGGGGCCGGCGGCCAGCATCATCAGCCCCATGATCGACTCGCCGGACACGACGGACTCGCCGCGGCGCACCGAGATCTCGGCGTCGAATGTGGCGACCAGCTTCACGAACTTGGCCGAGGCGCGGGCGTGCAGGCCGCGTTGATTGGTGATGGTGGCGGTGCGGCGGATTTCACCGTCGGCGGGCGCCGTTTCGTCGGGGTGGCTCATCGCGGGCGGTTTCAGTCCGACAGGAGGGTGGAAGCGACGTTGATGTATTTCTGCCCGGCGTCGCGGGCGGCGATCACCGACTTGTCGAGCGGTTCGGTCTTCCGCACGCTGGCAAGCTTGATCAGCATCGGCAGATTGACGCCGGCGATCACCTCCACCTTCGCCTTGTCCATGATGGAGATGGCGAGGTTGGACGGCGTGCCGCCGAACATGTCGGTCAGCACCACGACACCCGACCCGTCGTCGACCTCCGCCACCGAGTTCAGGATGTCCTGGCGGCGCTGTTCCATGTCGTCGTCCGGACCGATGCACACGGCACGCACCTGCTGCTGTTCGCCCACCACGTGGAACAGCGCGGCGATGAATTCCTCGGCCAGCCGTCCGTGGGTGACAAGAACCATACCGATCATGGGACATCCTTCAAGGTTGGGTCCTCCCCGGAGACCTGCGCGAGAACCGCTGCCGCAAGGCAACCGCCCGCATCGCATCTGGATCGTTGGTTGGACGTATGGTCGTCAAGGCGCAATTTGCATCATCCCAGATTGCCGGCCGGATTGCCGGCCGAGGTGCCGATCTGGCTACCGGTCTGCCCGGCGGTGCGCAGGCCCAGCCGGTCGAGCTCCCGGTGGCTCAGGCTGACCCGCAGCCTCTGGTCCCTCAGCCAGGCGGCCAGCCGTTCGGCGATGAAGACCGACCGGTGCTTGCCGCCGGTGCAGCCGATGGCGATGGTCAGATAGCTCTTTCCTTCCTGGTTGTAGCGGGGCAGCAGCGGGCGCAGCAGCTCCGTCAGGTTCCGGAAGAAGGCGGGAAAGTCGGGGTCGCTTTCCACCCGTGCCGCGACGGCCGGGTTCAGGCCGGTCAGCGGCCGAAGCTCCGGGTCGTAATGCGGGTTGGTCAGGAACCGCACGTCGAAGACCAGATCGGCTTCGCGCGGAAGACCCTGGCGGAAGGAGAAGGATGTCACGAACACCTGCAGGGCTGCCTGGGCGTCACGCCGGAAATGCCCCGACAGGATGCGCCGCAAATCGTGAATGGACAGTTGCGTCGTGTCGATCGTGACGTCGGATTCCTCCTTCAACGGGAACAGCAGGGCGCGCTCGCGCTGGATGCCGTCGGGGACCGTCCGGTCCTCCGCCAGCGGATGGCGGCGGCGCGTCTCGGTGAAACGGCGTTGCAGAACCTCGTCGCCGCAATCGAGGAAGACCAGACTGACGTCCAGGTCGTCGCGGCCGCGCAGCTCCGCCAGCTCATCCAGGAAGTTCCGCGCGGAAAAGTCGCGGGTCCGGCTGTCGATCACCAGCGCCAGCGGCCGACGCTTCGGGTCTGCCTGCCGGAGCAGGGCGGGGACCAGCGACAGGCGCAGATTGTCGACCGCCTCGTATCCCAGATCCTCCAGCGCCTTCAGCGCCACCGACATGCCGGCGCCCGACAGGCCGGTGACGAGTACGACACGGCCACGGGCCGTCGGACTGTTGGCCGGCGCGCTGGTGGCGGGATCGGACGGCACGTCGGAAAGGCTCATGGCGCGACCGGACTGGATTGGGCCTGGCTGGACTGACCTTTGCTGGGCTGGGCCGACAGCCCGGCGGGCACCCGCTCCAGCCGTCCATCGCGCAGGCAGGCGGCGGCAAGACGGATCTTGGCGGGGGTGGAGGCGTCGAAGGCGTGCAGGCACAGCCGGGGAAGGGCGATGCCCATCAGCGTCTCGGTGTCCGCCTGCGGCAGGCGTTCCACCCCGTCGCGCGGGACCAGATCGACGACGAGCGCGACATCGGCCGACGCGACGGACGGCACCGGCAGGATGCCGACGCCCCGCACCTCCAGCAGTCCGGCCAGCATCGGCGGAGCGGAAGCGGTCAGCCGGCCGGACCCGGCGCGCAACGCCACCCGGTCATCCGAGACCAGCCGGGCGCCACCGTCGATCAGTCGCAAGGCCAAATCCGATTTTCCGCGCCCGGACTCCCCGCGCAGCAGAACGCCGATGTCGGAGAGCAAGACGCAGGTGCCGTGAATCGTCACCATAGTCTGGCGAAGGTGAGACGTGGCGCAGGTTCTGTCAATGGAAACGGAACGGTGGCCCAACGGATCAGGCGGGGAAACCTGACCGGTATCCCCCATCCGCTTCGGACCGTTCTTTCGGTGTGGATCGCACTCCGCCGGACCATGGGAGGAGACGGCCGATGAGGAGCCGCGATTGCAGGAGCGTTCCGCTTCCCGGCTCCACCAGCGCGGTTTCGGCCTGCGGAGCCGCTCAGGTCCCAGCGATCCCGCGGGGGGTACGGCGGATGGCCTCCAGTTCCAGGGCGAGGGCGTCGCGGCGGCGGATCATCTCGTCCAGATCCTCCAGTTCCGCCGCTTCCTGGCAGGCGTCGCGGAAGTCCTTTTCCCGCTGCAGCCGGACCAGCAGGACCCTGTAGTTGTCGGCGATCCTGGCGAGATGGCGTTGCGCGCCCTGCAGCGCCTCCGCCAGCTGGTTGCGTTCCCGTGCGCCGTCGCGCATCAGGCGAGCCAGTTCTCCCTGCTGCCGTCCCGCATCGCGGATCAGGCGGGCCAGCCGGTACCGGCGGAGGTCGACGACCTCGGCCGCTGCCGGTACGGGTCCACGGGGACCCGGCGAGGATAACCTGTTCGCAATCGACTCGGGCGGAGCGGAGTCAGGCATGGCAACCCCACATGTTCATTCCTGGGGATGGCCACCCTTCGAT is part of the Azospirillum lipoferum 4B genome and encodes:
- the ptsP gene encoding phosphoenolpyruvate--protein phosphotransferase, which gives rise to MKSDLPSTGAANGPVAGPDRGGSGGGSGGVPSPESWSGSGSGSARALRGLGVSPGIAIGPAHVVESGAVAIPEYTVEPQAVEAEVARFNEAAAKARRQIKKLKSKALVLPDSASEEIGFLLDAHLSMVTNSRLTRGVEHRIKQDRINAEAAIQAEITAIAATFAGMDDAYLAGRIDDIREVGRRLTRNLMKQEFRAFSNLPPGSIILAEELTPADTALLDPAIVGGFATVLGGAEGHTAILARSLGLPAVLGAPGLLAGVRNGVTVIVDGLQGRVLIDPPADVLADYGERRAARERERQGLKSLRKLPAVTRDGTAVTLMANLELPRDLDQALEHGAQGIGLLRTEFMFMNRDHLPDEDEQYGVLRTMIEGMGGRTVTARTMDLGGEKLAGWMAGRYGEPANPALGLRAIRLGLREPKLLETQLAAMLRAGAHGPLRILLPMIGSVAEVQKVREMMGQVARRLRRRGVAIADPLPPVGVMVEVPGAALSADALAYAADFFAIGTNDLTQYTLAIDRSDEQVATLYDPLHPAVLRLIQFTIEAALRARITVSVCGEIAGDPRYSALLLGLGVRELSMAPLSVPAVKKRIRSLDLMEASRRARVIMDQSDSGRIATLLDDFNAIL
- a CDS encoding HPr family phosphocarrier protein — translated: MSHPDETAPADGEIRRTATITNQRGLHARASAKFVKLVATFDAEISVRRGESVVSGESIMGLMMLAAGPGTTVELRASGTDADAAMDALLDLINRKFDEE
- a CDS encoding PTS sugar transporter subunit IIA, which translates into the protein MIGMVLVTHGRLAEEFIAALFHVVGEQQQVRAVCIGPDDDMEQRRQDILNSVAEVDDGSGVVVLTDMFGGTPSNLAISIMDKAKVEVIAGVNLPMLIKLASVRKTEPLDKSVIAARDAGQKYINVASTLLSD
- the rapZ gene encoding RNase adapter RapZ, producing the protein MSLSDVPSDPATSAPANSPTARGRVVLVTGLSGAGMSVALKALEDLGYEAVDNLRLSLVPALLRQADPKRRPLALVIDSRTRDFSARNFLDELAELRGRDDLDVSLVFLDCGDEVLQRRFTETRRRHPLAEDRTVPDGIQRERALLFPLKEESDVTIDTTQLSIHDLRRILSGHFRRDAQAALQVFVTSFSFRQGLPREADLVFDVRFLTNPHYDPELRPLTGLNPAVAARVESDPDFPAFFRNLTELLRPLLPRYNQEGKSYLTIAIGCTGGKHRSVFIAERLAAWLRDQRLRVSLSHRELDRLGLRTAGQTGSQIGTSAGNPAGNLG
- a CDS encoding HPr kinase/phosphorylase; its protein translation is MVTIHGTCVLLSDIGVLLRGESGRGKSDLALRLIDGGARLVSDDRVALRAGSGRLTASAPPMLAGLLEVRGVGILPVPSVASADVALVVDLVPRDGVERLPQADTETLMGIALPRLCLHAFDASTPAKIRLAAACLRDGRLERVPAGLSAQPSKGQSSQAQSSPVAP